GACACGGGAGATCCTCGACGACGCCCTCGAAGGCGAGGGCGAGATCGATCTGGTTTCCGAGTTCGCTTATCCGCTACCGGTCGTCGTGATCGCCGAACTGCTGGGCGTGCCCGTCGAGGACCGCGATCGATTCAAGGAGTGGTCCGACGCCATCGTCTCCTCGGCGGGCGACGACGAGGGCGGTGCGGAGTTCGCACAGCGCCAACAGGCGGTCCAACAGGAGATGGGGATGTATTTCCTCCAGCTTATCGAAGAACGCCGCGAGAACCCGCAGGACGATCTGATTTCGACGATCGCGACCGCCGAGATCGACGGCGAGCCCCTGCCCCGCGAGGAGGTACTGGGCACCTGTATACTGCTGCTCGTCGCGGGTAACATCACGACGACGAACCTGATCACCAACGCCGTCCGGTGTTTCGGGAACAACGGCCTGTTCGACGCCTACACCGACACGGGTAGGGTGCCGACGTCGGCCATCGAGGAGACGCTGCGCTACCGCGCGCCGGTGCAGGCGATGACCCGCATCGCGACCGAGGACGTGACCGTCGGTGGCGAGACCATCGCTTCGGGCGAGCGGGTGATCGTCTGGATGGGCTCGGCCAACCGCGACGACCGGCAGTTCTCCGAGGGCGACTCCTTCATCCCCGACCGCTCGCCCAACCAACATCTGGGCTTCGGCCACGGCACCCACTACTGTCTGGGCGCGCCGCTTGCCCGCTTGGAGGCCGAGGTCGCCCTTTCCGAGCTGTTCGACCGGCTCTCCCATGTCGAGTTCGCCGACGCGGAACTCGAACCGACCAGGAGCTCGTTCATCTACGGCGTCGAGTCGCTGCCGCTGCGATACTCCGTCTGAGGCGGGTCTTTATCTCCTATAGGGTCGAATGGATCCCCATGAGCAGTGGGGAGACACCGGACGAGGTGGACGAGGAGGAGCTCACCCGTATCGGCCTCGGCCAACCGGTCTTCGACGGGGACGGCAACCGCCTGGGAACGGTCAGGGGGTTCGACAGCGCGGGCTTCTATACTACGATGCGCGAGGGATACGAGGCCATGAGTGCCGAACACGCCCGTTCGGGCGGGGAGTTCGGGGAGGCCGAACTCATGTGGCGCTGTATGGAGTGTGGCGAGATGGGCCGCATCGACGAGGGCCTGCCTGAGGAGTGTCCCAACTGCGGCGAGTCCAGGGAGTCGCTGATGTACTGGACCGAGGACTGACGATCCCGACGGGAACCCGCGACGAGTCCTCGCCCTGTCGCCACCGTAGCGTTTTATGGACGGCCGTCGAACTCCCTTCATGGTCGGAGATAGCGGGGAGATCCCGGACGACGTGGACGACGACGAGATCGAACGCCTCGATATGGGCCAGCCCGTCTTCGACGAGGACGGCAACCGGCTGGGCAGCATTCGCGGCTTCGACAACGCGGGCTTCTACGTGACGATGCGCGAGGGCTACGAGGCGATGAGCGTCGAGCACGCCCGATCCGGCGGGGAGTTCGGGGAGGCGAACCTGATGTGGCGCTGCATGGAGTGTGGCGAGATGGGCCGCATCGACGAGGGACTGCCCGAGGAGTGTCCCAACTGTGGCGAACCGCGCGAGGCGTTGATGTACTGGACCGAAGACTGAGGGATGGAGGTCGTCGTCTTCGGTGCGGGGAGTTTGGGGAGCCTTCTCGGGGGACTGCTCGCGCGCGAACACCGCGTCACGCTGGTCGGTCGCGACCCCCATGTTTCCGCGATCCGGCGGGACGGCTTGCAGATTTCGGGTACGATCGAGACCCACGTCTCTCCGGATGCAACAACCGACGGGATCGGCCTCGAAGCAGATCTCGCATTGGTTACCGTCAAGAGCTACGACACCGACGAGGCCGCCCGAACTCTTTCTACCGGCGAGTTCGGGGCCGTCTGCTCGTTACAGAACGGGTTGGGAAACGAACAGCGCCTCGAACGCGAACTCGACTGTCACGTGCTCGCCGGTACCGCGAGCTATGGCGCCCGACTGATGGGGCCGGGCGAGGTCGAATGTACCGGGATCGGGAGGGTGGCCCTTGGCCCGCCCGATGGCGGCGGGAGCGTCCTCGCGGCGGAAGTCGGTGAGGCGTTCACCGAGGCGACCGTCGAGACGACGGTCGCCGCCGACATGCCCCGGCGCCTCTGGGAGAAATGCGCCGTTAACGCCGGGGTCAACCCCGTAACGGCGCTCACCGGGACGGAAAACGGCGCCGTTCTCGGCGAACCGGCGCGGCCGATCGCCCGTGAGGCCGCACGTGAGACCGCCCGCGTCGCCCGCGAAACCGGCGTCGATTTGCCCGACGAGGCGGCTACTAGCGCCCTCCACCGGGTCGTGCGGGCCACTAGCGAGAACACCTCCTCGATGGCTCAGGACATCGAGCGCGGCCGTCGGACCGAGATCGACGCGATCAACGGCTACGTCGTCGAGCGCGCCGTCGAGCCGGTCCCGACGAACGCGCTGCTGGTCGGTCTGGTGAAAACGTTGGAGAACTCGCGCGAGTTGCGTTAGAACGGCGCCTGCGGGCCTTCGTCCGACGACTCGTCGTCGGTGGTTTCGCCGGGGAACGAGGGGCTCATGCCGCCACTGCCGCCCATCCCGCCGTCGCCGCCCATGCCGGTTTCGGCGTTGACCTTGTTGATCTCGGGGATCTCCTTGACCATCCGGCTCTTGATCGCCTGGATCGTCATCGGCGAGATCCCACAGCCGCTGCAGGCCCCGCCGAGCTGGATCGTCACCTCGCCGCTCTCGCGGTCGAGGTTCTGGATGGCGGCGCTGCCACCGTGCATCTGGATCTGCGGGAAGTTGCGCCGCAGGAAGTTACTGATGCGCTCTTCGAGGTCGTCAGCTTCCTGCGTTTCGGTGCTCATATTCACGCATACGACGCGACCGTTCTTAGACCTTTGGACTGTCTCAGCGCTCGACCCCGAGCACCCGGTGAAGCTCCGCCTCGATCCGCTCGACGTAGACCTCGAGGATCTCGTCGAACCGATCGTGCTCGACGATCACGCCCTGTATTCGGCCGTAGGGGTCCTCTGGAAGAGCCACTGAGAACTCGCCGTGCACCTCGTCGTACTGCGGTTCGCTCTCGTTCAACACCTGCTGGTCGATCGCGTGGACCAGCTCGGAGTCGTAGCGCTCGTTCATCTGCTCGAAGGCGTTCTTGTACGATCGCTGGAGCTCGTTGAAGTAGTGGACGTACTTGTCCTCGAACTTCTCGGGGTCGAAGTCGGCCATACCGACCACTCGAACGGCGCGAGTAAAAACGGGACGGTGTCGATATTTCTGGTTCTATATCGTCCAGCGTGATTTATCAGTTGGTGGGATCGTTGGTTCGCCGCTCTCGTGCACTGGACCGACCTGGCGTCCCGTGATTCGACCATCGCGGACGCTACCGAGCGATCCAGTCTTGTCAGCAACTCCACGAGGAGAGTTACCGAAACCGTTGATCGGTCACCAGTGACGCCAGCGGCTCGGATACCTCCAGGAGCGCGGAACCGATCGATCCGCCGATTAGCGTGGACTACACCTTCCACCGGAACAGACCGCCGCTCGAACAGTCGCCGTTCGCACCTTCTATCGATATTAAACTCTATACCGAGATATACAATCTCGATCGTCGCGCGACGATCCAACGGGCGTATTACCCGTCCCCACGTACCCCACCGTATGAGTGCTACGATCGTGGAACTCGAACTCCCTCTCGAGGAGTTCGCCCTCTCACGGACGTTTTCGGAACTCGACGAGATAGAGTGCGAAGTCGAGCGGTTCGTCGCCCAGGACGCCGATCACGTCATGCCGTTCGTCTGGATCACCGGCAACGACGGCGATCGGATCAAA
The sequence above is drawn from the Halalkalicoccus subterraneus genome and encodes:
- a CDS encoding cytochrome P450, which produces MSSAEPQGLQAFPEALSTRETWLEPFGWYREMRENAPVRYDSDRNSWDVFRYADVKRILNDDATFSVDPSKATEFVEPEGEGAGLILDTMLFEDPPRHDELRGVVEDSFRPRAIRELEPRIRELTREILDDALEGEGEIDLVSEFAYPLPVVVIAELLGVPVEDRDRFKEWSDAIVSSAGDDEGGAEFAQRQQAVQQEMGMYFLQLIEERRENPQDDLISTIATAEIDGEPLPREEVLGTCILLLVAGNITTTNLITNAVRCFGNNGLFDAYTDTGRVPTSAIEETLRYRAPVQAMTRIATEDVTVGGETIASGERVIVWMGSANRDDRQFSEGDSFIPDRSPNQHLGFGHGTHYCLGAPLARLEAEVALSELFDRLSHVEFADAELEPTRSSFIYGVESLPLRYSV
- a CDS encoding DUF7130 family rubredoxin-like protein; amino-acid sequence: MVGDSGEIPDDVDDDEIERLDMGQPVFDEDGNRLGSIRGFDNAGFYVTMREGYEAMSVEHARSGGEFGEANLMWRCMECGEMGRIDEGLPEECPNCGEPREALMYWTED
- a CDS encoding ketopantoate reductase family protein, with protein sequence MEVVVFGAGSLGSLLGGLLAREHRVTLVGRDPHVSAIRRDGLQISGTIETHVSPDATTDGIGLEADLALVTVKSYDTDEAARTLSTGEFGAVCSLQNGLGNEQRLERELDCHVLAGTASYGARLMGPGEVECTGIGRVALGPPDGGGSVLAAEVGEAFTEATVETTVAADMPRRLWEKCAVNAGVNPVTALTGTENGAVLGEPARPIAREAARETARVARETGVDLPDEAATSALHRVVRATSENTSSMAQDIERGRRTEIDAINGYVVERAVEPVPTNALLVGLVKTLENSRELR
- a CDS encoding DUF5783 family protein, producing the protein MADFDPEKFEDKYVHYFNELQRSYKNAFEQMNERYDSELVHAIDQQVLNESEPQYDEVHGEFSVALPEDPYGRIQGVIVEHDRFDEILEVYVERIEAELHRVLGVER
- a CDS encoding NifU family protein, giving the protein MSTETQEADDLEERISNFLRRNFPQIQMHGGSAAIQNLDRESGEVTIQLGGACSGCGISPMTIQAIKSRMVKEIPEINKVNAETGMGGDGGMGGSGGMSPSFPGETTDDESSDEGPQAPF
- a CDS encoding DUF7130 family rubredoxin-like protein, with protein sequence MSSGETPDEVDEEELTRIGLGQPVFDGDGNRLGTVRGFDSAGFYTTMREGYEAMSAEHARSGGEFGEAELMWRCMECGEMGRIDEGLPEECPNCGESRESLMYWTED